From a single Couchioplanes caeruleus genomic region:
- a CDS encoding acyltransferase family protein, whose amino-acid sequence MADGALRVAEPSLSVTASARLDSLTGLRGLTSTWIYVFHFFTFRFVLESGKLTFVQLDRPRFLTMAGNMALSSFFVLSGFVLTLTTREGTSLANFCAKRVGKLYPIYFVTSALAIIAILLIGMPISTENIVLHLGMLQSWVPYQEIYHGVNPVTWSLSTEAFFYVLFPLSLFLLRRLSTRALGIMLVVAVFLEFALPWYVMRYFTVNPDGAGSAFLSSGGTGGDLVYWFTLAAPPYRFLEFVVGMICCLLLRRGALPFVRQRWAWLFVAVGYLIGTYAPGYWQRTAVGLVPLAVLLVSLAQADLAEHASFLRHRFFVRLGDLSFGLYAIQLLVLLPSYPFLLRWLSSTLDVPERTLEHLPWNVAFVLAYFGVIVLLAMPLHRYVEVPAYNVARRFFRDRPGSAMFTESDVPARTGP is encoded by the coding sequence ATGGCTGACGGCGCGCTGCGTGTCGCCGAACCGTCGTTATCGGTCACCGCGTCGGCGCGGCTGGACTCGCTGACCGGGCTTCGCGGATTGACGTCGACCTGGATCTACGTCTTCCACTTCTTCACCTTCCGGTTCGTGCTCGAATCGGGGAAGCTGACCTTCGTCCAGCTGGACCGGCCGCGATTCCTCACCATGGCCGGCAACATGGCGCTCTCGAGCTTCTTCGTGCTCAGCGGCTTCGTGCTCACGCTGACCACGCGGGAGGGCACCAGCCTGGCGAACTTCTGCGCCAAACGCGTGGGAAAGCTCTATCCGATCTATTTCGTGACGTCGGCTCTGGCAATCATCGCCATTCTGCTGATCGGTATGCCGATCAGCACGGAGAACATCGTCCTGCACCTGGGCATGCTGCAGTCGTGGGTGCCGTACCAGGAGATTTATCACGGCGTCAACCCGGTGACGTGGTCGCTGAGCACCGAGGCGTTCTTCTACGTTCTGTTTCCGCTGTCGCTGTTCCTGCTGAGGCGGTTGTCCACCCGCGCGCTCGGCATCATGCTGGTGGTCGCGGTATTCCTGGAATTCGCGCTGCCGTGGTACGTCATGCGGTATTTCACCGTGAACCCGGACGGTGCCGGTTCGGCGTTCCTGTCGTCCGGGGGCACCGGCGGCGACCTCGTCTACTGGTTCACGCTCGCCGCCCCGCCGTACCGGTTCCTGGAGTTCGTGGTGGGCATGATCTGCTGCCTGCTGCTGCGCCGGGGCGCCCTGCCCTTCGTCCGGCAGCGCTGGGCGTGGCTCTTCGTGGCGGTCGGCTACCTGATCGGCACCTACGCCCCGGGGTACTGGCAGCGTACGGCGGTCGGCCTCGTGCCGCTGGCGGTCCTGCTGGTGTCGCTGGCCCAGGCCGACCTGGCGGAGCACGCCTCTTTCCTGCGGCACCGGTTCTTCGTCCGGCTCGGCGACCTGTCGTTCGGGCTGTACGCGATCCAGCTCCTCGTCCTGCTGCCGAGCTACCCGTTCCTGCTGCGCTGGCTCTCCTCGACGCTGGACGTGCCCGAGCGCACGCTGGAGCACCTGCCCTGGAACGTGGCCTTCGTGCTGGCGTACTTCGGGGTGATCGTGCTGCTCGCGA